The proteins below come from a single Natranaerofaba carboxydovora genomic window:
- a CDS encoding sigma-54-dependent Fis family transcriptional regulator, with the protein MKHSLSEIKREWAKFQKGTQVSDNIIRPEILNSWMRSKRNRIDPELDLKKLLLDEWELNRKLKENKSLIDVCIPFMEILHQSVENSGFVVILTDKDGYLLEMVGDDHVVENAKKNFLVPGACRSEKLVGTNGIGYSLAERKPIQIVGAEHYNVQFHKWTCSSAPIHSPEGNLVGALNLSGDYNLVHKHTLGMVISIVKAIENELLLKDKNEKMMNLNNSLLATIEAFSDGVIAVDNNDKIIHINKKAAKMLDLEYKDNLRKIIKENKGKKGKNKGEISLDTKEGKKRFLIETTSLKSNNSFIGSLITLKEKSNVSNFINKVTGSNARFSFEDIKGKSSKILEATKLAKKIAGSNSTVLLQGESGTGKELFAQAIHNSSERADKPFVAINCGAIPRDLIESELFGYEEGAFTGALKGGKLGKFELADGGTLFLDEVGELSLEMQVKLLRVIQDNKVTRVGGKEPVPFDVRIISATNKNLYNEVQMEKFRRDLYYRLNVMTIEIPPLKERKEDIPVLSNHLIEVISKKLSLPAPKIDKRAMEILINHDWPGNIRELGNVIEKAIVLSEGKTLKKEHFTIDVTIEGKKDDIVLQPLDELEKQAIIRTLNYTDGNIKEASKILNVSRNTMYRKMEKYSIDK; encoded by the coding sequence TTGAAGCATAGCCTATCTGAAATTAAACGGGAATGGGCAAAGTTTCAAAAAGGTACTCAAGTATCAGATAATATTATACGGCCTGAAATCTTGAACTCATGGATGAGATCAAAAAGAAATAGAATAGATCCGGAATTAGATCTTAAAAAACTCTTGTTGGATGAGTGGGAATTAAATAGGAAATTAAAAGAAAACAAGTCATTAATTGATGTATGTATTCCATTTATGGAGATTTTGCATCAATCAGTAGAAAACTCAGGCTTTGTAGTTATCTTAACTGATAAAGATGGCTATTTATTAGAAATGGTTGGAGATGATCATGTTGTTGAGAATGCTAAGAAAAACTTTTTGGTTCCTGGTGCATGTAGATCAGAAAAGCTAGTTGGCACAAATGGTATAGGTTATTCACTAGCTGAAAGAAAACCGATCCAAATTGTTGGCGCTGAACATTATAATGTTCAATTTCATAAGTGGACCTGTTCTTCAGCGCCTATACACAGTCCGGAAGGGAATTTAGTTGGAGCCCTTAATTTGTCTGGAGATTATAACTTAGTCCACAAACATACATTAGGTATGGTAATCTCCATCGTTAAGGCGATTGAAAATGAATTACTTTTAAAAGATAAAAATGAAAAGATGATGAATTTAAACAATTCATTATTAGCTACCATAGAAGCTTTTTCGGATGGTGTAATAGCTGTAGATAATAATGATAAAATAATTCATATTAACAAAAAAGCAGCTAAAATGCTTGATTTAGAATATAAGGATAATTTGAGAAAGATTATAAAAGAGAATAAAGGTAAGAAAGGTAAGAACAAAGGTGAGATTTCCCTAGATACAAAAGAAGGCAAAAAAAGATTTTTAATTGAAACTACTTCTTTGAAATCAAACAACAGTTTTATTGGTAGTCTAATAACTTTGAAGGAAAAAAGTAATGTTAGTAACTTTATTAACAAAGTTACAGGCTCTAATGCTAGATTTTCTTTTGAAGATATTAAAGGGAAAAGTTCTAAAATTTTAGAGGCTACAAAACTTGCCAAAAAAATTGCAGGAAGTAACTCTACTGTACTTTTACAGGGAGAAAGCGGTACAGGGAAAGAGCTCTTTGCACAGGCAATACACAATTCAAGTGAAAGAGCCGACAAACCTTTTGTTGCAATAAACTGTGGTGCCATTCCAAGAGACTTAATAGAAAGTGAACTATTTGGTTATGAAGAAGGTGCTTTTACTGGTGCCCTAAAAGGTGGCAAATTAGGAAAATTTGAATTAGCAGATGGTGGTACGCTTTTTCTAGATGAGGTAGGAGAACTTTCTTTAGAAATGCAGGTAAAACTTTTAAGAGTTATACAAGATAATAAGGTTACAAGGGTAGGAGGAAAAGAGCCAGTACCATTTGATGTGAGAATAATTTCTGCAACAAACAAGAATCTTTATAACGAAGTACAAATGGAGAAATTTAGAAGAGATCTATATTATAGATTAAATGTAATGACAATCGAAATCCCACCTCTAAAAGAAAGAAAAGAGGATATTCCAGTTTTATCAAATCATCTAATTGAAGTTATCAGTAAAAAGCTATCCTTACCAGCGCCAAAAATTGATAAAAGAGCTATGGAAATTTTGATAAACCATGATTGGCCGGGTAATATTAGAGAGCTAGGTAACGTTATCGAAAAAGCTATTGTACTTTCTGAAGGAAAAACTTTAAAAAAAGAGCATTTTACAATAGATGTGACAATAGAAGGTAAAAAAGATGATATTGTTCTGCAACCTTTGGATGAGCTAGAAAAACAAGCAATAATAAGAACATTAAATTATACAGATGGAAATATCAAAGAAGCTAGTAAAATTCTTAATGTTTCTAGAAATACAATGTACAGAAAAATGGAAAAGTACAGCATAGACAAATGA
- a CDS encoding DUF294 nucleotidyltransferase-like domain-containing protein, translating into MYYFDCEISTDYKQLIQNLEPFTFIKEDTLRSFLEKLQIRRYPEGSYVFRQGESNKEVIFIVLKGRIELLTKDNQGRQVKQYEIIPHNFFGTPTFFSDGRYALSAKVAETTDCLILDNETFRKLASETPKFSRHFKKNLGERLKSIYESYITVEKNSSLSQYFKNNNHLWIPIEEKMKKPVVVCNKEDSVKRVARIMEHNDVSSVIVLDNNNKLYGIITEKDLVQNVIANEISPKYNKAEGICHENVITLPPDEYMYKALVLMVKYRLKHMVITDPNNEPIGILSLRDLIKSKKLGAIYISNKIDKAKAFDDLLHSKNDIDFLMIELVKERTSTRITCEIINEYYDQLNRKIIKLAEDEMIQEGHGEPPVNYSFITMGSNGRREQLMITDMDNGIIYADPIKQNEQEVKDYFLKLGEKIIFGLIKCGFNECHDNVMANNPKWCRSFKSWRALVKSWTDSPNEKNTKSMSIFLDFRHLYGDKKYYDLLKNFVLRQFRESTVAHHYIVKNAMTTRPIISTFRRIKAKKDREYGRYIDLKESACVQIVDSIKVFALREGIIETNTHERLSQLEEKNVFNKDQAKFIQAAYETFMMYRLKENVEKKERREVPNNYLSLKDLSVWETNNLKDSLSTVDKLLNLATKSFHAYV; encoded by the coding sequence ATGTATTACTTTGACTGTGAAATTTCAACTGATTACAAACAGCTTATACAAAATTTAGAACCCTTTACCTTTATTAAAGAAGATACCTTGAGAAGCTTTTTAGAAAAACTTCAGATTAGAAGATATCCCGAAGGTAGCTATGTGTTTCGACAAGGTGAATCTAATAAAGAGGTTATTTTTATTGTCCTTAAGGGAAGAATAGAACTATTAACAAAGGACAACCAAGGAAGACAAGTGAAACAATACGAAATAATACCTCATAACTTTTTTGGAACCCCTACTTTCTTCTCAGACGGCAGGTATGCACTATCTGCTAAAGTTGCAGAAACAACAGATTGTTTAATACTAGACAACGAAACTTTTAGAAAACTCGCTAGTGAAACTCCAAAATTTTCGCGCCACTTCAAAAAAAACCTTGGAGAACGACTTAAAAGCATATATGAAAGTTATATAACAGTAGAAAAAAACAGCTCATTAAGTCAATATTTTAAAAATAATAACCATTTATGGATTCCTATTGAAGAAAAAATGAAAAAACCTGTTGTAGTATGTAATAAAGAGGACTCAGTAAAAAGGGTAGCTCGAATTATGGAACACAATGATGTAAGTTCAGTTATCGTCCTAGATAATAACAACAAACTATATGGAATAATTACCGAAAAGGATCTAGTTCAAAATGTTATAGCTAATGAGATATCTCCAAAGTATAATAAAGCTGAAGGTATATGTCATGAAAATGTTATAACTTTGCCCCCTGACGAGTATATGTACAAAGCCCTTGTCTTAATGGTGAAGTATAGATTAAAGCACATGGTCATAACAGACCCAAATAATGAACCAATTGGAATTTTAAGTTTAAGGGACTTAATCAAATCAAAAAAGTTGGGAGCAATTTATATATCCAACAAAATCGATAAAGCAAAAGCATTTGATGACTTACTACACTCAAAGAACGACATAGATTTTCTAATGATAGAATTAGTAAAAGAAAGAACTAGTACAAGGATAACTTGTGAAATTATAAATGAATATTACGATCAGCTAAATAGGAAAATTATAAAATTAGCAGAAGATGAAATGATTCAGGAAGGGCATGGAGAACCCCCGGTAAATTATAGTTTCATAACTATGGGGAGTAATGGTCGTAGAGAGCAATTAATGATTACAGATATGGATAATGGAATTATTTATGCAGATCCTATCAAGCAAAATGAACAAGAAGTTAAAGATTATTTTTTAAAATTAGGAGAAAAAATTATTTTTGGATTAATTAAGTGTGGTTTTAACGAGTGTCATGATAACGTGATGGCTAATAACCCTAAATGGTGTCGCTCTTTTAAAAGCTGGAGAGCGCTTGTAAAAAGTTGGACTGATTCACCTAATGAAAAAAATACGAAATCCATGTCTATCTTTTTAGACTTCAGACATTTATACGGAGATAAGAAGTACTATGATTTATTGAAAAATTTTGTTTTAAGACAATTCAGAGAAAGTACTGTCGCTCATCACTATATTGTAAAAAATGCAATGACAACAAGACCTATAATTAGTACTTTCAGGAGAATAAAGGCAAAAAAGGATAGAGAATATGGCAGGTATATTGACCTTAAAGAGTCTGCCTGTGTTCAAATTGTTGACTCTATAAAAGTTTTTGCTTTAAGAGAAGGAATTATAGAAACAAACACTCATGAAAGATTATCCCAATTAGAAGAAAAAAATGTTTTTAATAAAGATCAGGCCAAATTCATACAAGCTGCTTATGAGACCTTTATGATGTACAGATTAAAAGAAAATGTTGAAAAGAAAGAAAGAAGAGAAGTACCTAATAATTATCTGTCTCTAAAAGACTTATCAGTATGGGAAACTAACAATTTAAAAGATTCGCTTTCTACAGTAGATAAATTACTTAATTTAGCCACAAAAAGCTTTCACGCTTATGTCTAA
- the typA gene encoding translational GTPase TypA, which yields MDINEIKNIALIAHVDHGKTTLVDGLLKQSGVFHERESVSERIMDSNDLERERGITILSKNTAIKYKDTKINIVDTPGHADFGGEVERILNMVEGVLLLVDAVEGPMPQTKFVLEKALSLGLIPIVVINKIDRPMARPQEVADEVLDLFFDLDAKEDQLDFPIVYSDALKGISYLNLNDEKNIKNPTLEPLFESILREVPSPNVDPSGPFQMLVTSTEYDSFLGKYAVGKINRGSISKHDEIVILGENDKKTKTKAGQIFTYENLDKSEVNTASAGDIVAISGIDQINIGETLANPDHPEKLPSPQIDEPTISMTFGVNNSPFAGKDGKYLTSRKLKERLFTEQKSNVSLKVEETDNPELFKVSGRGELHLSTVIEKMRREGYEFQVSKPEVIYKTIDGVKCEPVESVVINLPEQYTGSVIEALNQRKGELLEFKNISNENARLKFKVPARGLIGFRSQFLTLTRGEGVFYHNFYQYEPYKGDFSTRVNGVLIAHQDGEATFYSINAMEDRGEFFISPGTKVYEGMIVGKRPQEGDLDINVCKEKHLTNVRAAGSDNTVKIAPPKLMTLEESLEFINDDELVEITPKHIRLRKKTLKKQFRKN from the coding sequence TTGGATATTAACGAGATTAAAAACATTGCTTTGATAGCACATGTTGATCATGGCAAGACCACCCTGGTAGATGGACTATTAAAACAAAGCGGGGTTTTTCATGAAAGAGAAAGTGTAAGTGAAAGAATTATGGACTCCAATGATCTAGAACGAGAGAGAGGTATTACCATATTATCAAAAAATACCGCTATTAAATATAAAGATACTAAAATTAATATAGTCGACACACCTGGACATGCAGATTTTGGTGGAGAAGTTGAAAGAATTCTTAATATGGTAGAAGGAGTTTTACTTCTTGTTGATGCTGTTGAAGGACCAATGCCTCAAACAAAGTTTGTGCTAGAAAAAGCTCTCTCCCTTGGACTAATCCCAATCGTTGTAATAAATAAGATTGACCGCCCTATGGCAAGACCTCAGGAAGTAGCCGATGAGGTTTTAGATCTTTTTTTTGATTTGGATGCTAAGGAAGATCAGTTAGATTTTCCTATTGTTTATTCAGATGCCCTAAAAGGGATTTCTTATTTAAATTTGAATGATGAAAAAAATATTAAAAATCCAACTCTTGAACCTTTATTTGAATCAATTTTAAGAGAGGTCCCTTCCCCAAATGTTGATCCATCAGGCCCCTTTCAGATGCTTGTGACTAGTACTGAATATGATAGTTTTTTGGGGAAATATGCTGTCGGGAAGATAAATAGAGGGTCAATATCAAAACATGATGAAATAGTTATCCTGGGAGAAAATGATAAAAAAACCAAAACCAAAGCTGGTCAAATTTTTACCTATGAAAACCTGGATAAATCTGAAGTAAATACTGCGTCAGCCGGTGATATAGTTGCCATCTCTGGTATAGATCAGATTAATATTGGAGAAACCCTTGCGAACCCTGATCATCCAGAGAAACTACCTTCTCCTCAAATAGACGAACCAACAATATCAATGACTTTCGGAGTTAACAATAGTCCTTTTGCAGGAAAAGATGGTAAATACCTTACTTCAAGGAAATTAAAAGAACGTCTTTTTACAGAACAGAAGTCAAATGTAAGCTTAAAAGTAGAAGAAACTGATAATCCTGAGCTATTCAAAGTTTCAGGCCGTGGTGAACTCCACCTTTCTACGGTAATAGAAAAAATGCGCCGTGAGGGGTACGAATTTCAGGTATCTAAACCAGAAGTTATCTACAAAACCATTGATGGTGTAAAATGCGAACCAGTGGAGTCTGTAGTTATTAACTTGCCAGAACAATATACGGGTTCAGTAATTGAGGCCTTAAATCAGAGGAAAGGCGAACTACTAGAGTTCAAAAATATATCTAATGAAAATGCCAGATTAAAGTTCAAAGTTCCAGCAAGAGGCCTTATTGGATTTAGATCACAATTTCTAACCCTTACTAGAGGTGAAGGGGTTTTCTATCATAACTTCTATCAATATGAACCTTATAAAGGTGACTTCTCTACAAGAGTAAACGGGGTTTTAATCGCCCATCAAGACGGAGAAGCGACATTTTATAGTATTAATGCTATGGAAGATAGAGGCGAATTTTTTATCTCACCTGGGACTAAGGTTTACGAAGGTATGATCGTAGGAAAAAGACCTCAAGAAGGTGATCTAGATATAAACGTTTGTAAAGAAAAACATCTCACAAACGTCAGAGCAGCAGGATCAGACAACACTGTTAAAATTGCTCCGCCAAAGCTAATGACTTTAGAAGAGTCTTTAGAATTCATTAATGATGATGAGTTAGTTGAGATAACTCCTAAGCATATAAGACTTAGGAAAAAAACATTAAAAAAGCAGTTTAGGAAAAATTAG
- a CDS encoding cold-shock protein, protein MNTGTVKWFNSNKGYGFIEQEEGNDVFVHFSAIQEDGFKTLDEGQKVEFNIVEGDRGPQAAEVVKL, encoded by the coding sequence ATGAATACTGGAACAGTTAAATGGTTTAACTCAAACAAAGGTTACGGATTTATCGAGCAAGAAGAAGGAAACGACGTATTCGTTCACTTCTCAGCTATTCAAGAGGATGGTTTCAAGACTCTTGATGAAGGTCAAAAAGTTGAATTCAACATTGTTGAAGGCGACCGCGGACCTCAAGCTGCTGAAGTAGTTAAGTTATAG
- a CDS encoding ammonia-forming cytochrome c nitrite reductase subunit c552 — protein sequence MKKVVFLVVLFSLALIFTFHAIGCDPGEVDEPDEVDKKEEKPDEGLAEEPKEFTGLDLEEAADPDAWNEFFPNQYATWEETSEMNEMGVDTTFGGASKDGELIDYTEVYPFLQTNYDGFGFAESYNRSRGHYYALEDVKETGRLPDWEDRPATCLACKSSDVVVGEEEHGGDFYDASFEEVVGDNTVSCLDCHSHEDGSVQAQRGYVDQAFEISEDQFKNIDPFDEDYENDQTCAQCHVNYYFEFDTDKEFVEAKGQPILPWSEGLAAEEQYEHYEKVGFDGEFEHARTGTPTIKAQHPEYELLHEGKESNVHSDMGLSCVDCHMPETESDDGETFSSHKWTSPLTDEDSIDDCLSCHSDWEDQDEVKEKTAEVQEGVYEKQNRIGEKLEEFIDKLADAKDDEELTGENLEEAQSIHREAQFYWDFIWVENSNGFHNWDEAYRVLNKADEMIDEGMEFLEDNIE from the coding sequence ATGAAAAAAGTAGTATTTCTTGTAGTTTTATTTTCATTAGCACTCATTTTCACTTTTCATGCAATTGGCTGTGACCCGGGCGAAGTTGACGAGCCAGACGAAGTAGACAAAAAAGAAGAAAAGCCTGATGAAGGTCTAGCAGAAGAACCAAAAGAATTTACAGGATTAGATCTTGAAGAGGCCGCTGATCCTGATGCATGGAATGAATTCTTCCCAAATCAATATGCCACCTGGGAAGAAACATCAGAAATGAATGAAATGGGTGTGGACACTACTTTTGGTGGCGCTTCGAAAGATGGAGAATTGATTGATTATACTGAGGTGTATCCATTTTTACAGACAAATTATGACGGATTTGGATTTGCAGAAAGTTATAACAGGTCAAGAGGTCATTATTATGCTTTAGAAGATGTCAAAGAAACTGGAAGGCTTCCTGATTGGGAAGATAGACCTGCTACATGCCTTGCGTGCAAAAGTTCTGATGTAGTAGTAGGTGAAGAAGAACATGGTGGAGATTTTTATGATGCGTCTTTTGAAGAGGTAGTAGGAGATAATACAGTTAGCTGTCTAGATTGTCATAGTCATGAAGATGGCTCTGTACAAGCACAAAGAGGATATGTTGATCAGGCATTCGAGATTTCTGAAGATCAATTTAAGAACATCGATCCTTTTGATGAAGACTATGAAAATGACCAGACCTGTGCACAGTGCCACGTGAATTATTACTTTGAGTTTGACACTGATAAAGAATTCGTAGAAGCTAAAGGTCAGCCAATATTACCATGGTCTGAAGGATTAGCAGCTGAAGAACAATATGAGCATTATGAAAAAGTCGGTTTTGACGGGGAATTTGAACACGCAAGAACAGGAACACCAACAATTAAGGCCCAGCATCCTGAGTATGAGTTGTTGCATGAAGGTAAAGAGTCAAATGTACATTCAGATATGGGATTAAGCTGCGTTGACTGTCATATGCCAGAAACAGAAAGTGATGACGGAGAAACTTTCTCCTCTCATAAATGGACTAGTCCTCTAACAGATGAAGATTCAATAGATGATTGTTTAAGCTGTCATTCTGATTGGGAAGACCAGGATGAAGTTAAAGAAAAGACTGCCGAGGTCCAAGAAGGTGTATATGAAAAACAAAATAGAATTGGTGAAAAACTAGAAGAATTTATCGACAAATTAGCTGATGCAAAGGATGATGAGGAACTTACAGGAGAAAACTTAGAAGAAGCCCAGTCCATCCATAGAGAAGCACAATTCTACTGGGATTTTATTTGGGTAGAAAACAGTAATGGATTCCATAACTGGGACGAAGCCTATAGAGTCTTAAACAAAGCTGATGAAATGATCGATGAAGGCATGGAATTTTTAGAAGATAACATAGAATAA
- a CDS encoding response regulator transcription factor — MDSFVEKDLKSKRILVVDDDEKIRRVVSQFLKKKEFEVITAVDGLEGVNSYFENNPDLIILDLMLPEMDGFDVLAEVREYDTNVPVIILSVKDELKDKSRGFSLGVDDYVTKPFSPTELYMRIVAILRRTNNNEQTLTHNSQVSQENTKKKVEFDKDEDNDKAKINSSIDIVVDKNTRKVLVDGEEVKLTAKEFELLWILAKNKNKVFTREKLLQKVWQTDYVGDINTVNVMIRRLRSKIEKDPEEPGVIKTVWGVGYKVEEANKKDS, encoded by the coding sequence ATGGATAGTTTTGTCGAGAAGGATTTAAAATCGAAAAGAATACTGGTTGTAGATGATGATGAAAAAATTCGTCGTGTAGTATCACAGTTTTTGAAGAAAAAAGAGTTTGAAGTAATAACAGCTGTAGATGGTTTAGAAGGTGTGAATAGTTATTTTGAGAATAATCCGGATCTAATAATATTAGATTTGATGCTTCCTGAAATGGATGGATTTGATGTTTTGGCAGAAGTAAGAGAATATGACACCAACGTACCAGTTATAATTCTATCTGTTAAAGATGAACTAAAGGACAAAAGCAGAGGATTTTCTTTAGGTGTGGACGATTATGTAACGAAACCTTTTAGTCCTACTGAACTTTATATGAGGATTGTTGCCATACTTAGACGTACTAATAACAATGAACAGACTTTGACTCATAATAGTCAAGTTAGTCAAGAAAATACAAAGAAGAAAGTTGAATTTGACAAAGATGAGGATAATGATAAAGCTAAAATTAATTCTAGTATAGATATAGTTGTAGATAAAAACACAAGAAAAGTTTTGGTTGATGGGGAAGAGGTTAAACTTACTGCAAAAGAGTTTGAATTGTTATGGATATTGGCTAAAAATAAAAATAAAGTATTTACCAGAGAAAAACTTCTTCAAAAAGTTTGGCAAACTGATTATGTAGGTGATATAAATACAGTTAATGTAATGATTAGAAGACTTAGAAGCAAAATTGAAAAAGACCCAGAAGAGCCAGGGGTGATTAAAACCGTTTGGGGTGTGGGTTATAAAGTTGAAGAAGCTAATAAAAAAGACAGCTAA
- a CDS encoding c-type heme family protein produces MKRIKRPLIKTFVFYLVIIVIIINGLYLAWTLNNQKEQALNDMREKSEIISKQFLSMRRFMAINQDKINYDSDGNFEFKGLNPAAVGQGVSAIFDEKTDYGIKQAAVDARNPNNEADEFEKNKLKILEDNSKKEEIYSETEVNGEPYFRYLKPLHIETSCLECHGNPKGEKDIAGFEREGYEQGDLAGALSIKVPMKSFYDNLTSTYLSYSVFTLILVSALIFGVYGLMRFLIDDPLRNLTNEVMKFGEGDFRKKQNKFIDVNAMGEIALLTDEFNNMARKLSELYENLEDKVQERTAELRKLNKKLKDNNRLKSEFLANMSHELKTPLTSIIACCELMQEDEEERLTKEDKENLQDIRESADKLLTMITDILDFSKAEAGTLELNKELTDINRLIYDCERELRPWAKQKEITLDVNLKDEKSLIYCDPVKIRQILENLLSNAIKFTPNGGTISMGTKQKDKHVEIFVEDNGEGISTQEQEKIFEKFTQLDGSTTRRYKGTGLGLSLVKELVELHGGKINLVSSPEWGSRFTINLPLEEE; encoded by the coding sequence ATGAAAAGGATTAAGCGTCCATTAATAAAAACTTTTGTGTTTTATCTTGTCATAATTGTAATTATAATAAACGGCCTGTATCTTGCCTGGACACTTAATAACCAAAAAGAGCAAGCTTTGAATGATATGAGAGAAAAATCCGAAATAATAAGCAAACAATTTTTGTCCATGCGGAGGTTCATGGCCATAAATCAAGATAAAATTAACTATGATTCAGACGGTAATTTTGAATTTAAAGGCTTAAACCCAGCAGCAGTTGGTCAAGGTGTCTCAGCAATTTTTGATGAAAAAACTGATTATGGTATTAAACAAGCAGCTGTTGATGCTAGAAATCCAAACAATGAAGCCGATGAATTTGAAAAAAATAAATTAAAAATTTTAGAGGATAACTCCAAAAAAGAGGAAATTTACAGTGAAACTGAAGTAAATGGCGAACCTTATTTCAGATATCTTAAGCCACTTCATATAGAAACATCATGTTTAGAATGCCATGGAAACCCTAAAGGAGAAAAAGATATAGCGGGTTTTGAAAGAGAAGGCTATGAACAAGGAGATTTGGCAGGGGCTTTGAGTATAAAAGTTCCAATGAAAAGTTTTTACGACAACCTTACAAGTACTTATTTGAGTTATAGTGTGTTTACATTAATTCTAGTTTCAGCATTAATATTTGGTGTATATGGTTTAATGCGTTTTTTAATTGATGATCCGTTAAGAAATCTTACAAATGAAGTGATGAAATTTGGCGAAGGAGATTTTAGGAAAAAACAAAACAAATTTATTGATGTTAATGCTATGGGTGAAATAGCTTTATTGACTGATGAGTTTAATAATATGGCCAGAAAGCTTAGTGAGTTATATGAGAATTTAGAAGATAAAGTTCAGGAAAGGACTGCGGAATTAAGAAAACTAAATAAAAAATTAAAAGATAATAATCGTCTAAAATCTGAATTTTTGGCAAATATGAGCCATGAACTAAAAACACCTTTAACTAGCATAATTGCATGTTGTGAGCTAATGCAAGAAGACGAAGAAGAACGACTTACCAAAGAAGATAAAGAAAATCTACAAGATATTAGGGAAAGTGCCGACAAATTACTTACTATGATTACTGATATATTGGACTTCTCAAAAGCGGAAGCAGGTACATTGGAGTTAAATAAAGAATTGACTGATATTAACAGACTAATATACGATTGTGAGCGAGAACTGCGTCCTTGGGCCAAACAAAAAGAAATAACGCTAGATGTTAATCTTAAAGATGAAAAGAGCCTAATATACTGTGACCCGGTAAAGATTAGACAAATATTAGAAAACCTTTTATCTAATGCAATAAAATTCACACCAAACGGGGGAACTATCAGTATGGGTACAAAGCAAAAAGATAAACATGTTGAAATTTTTGTCGAAGACAATGGGGAAGGGATTAGCACACAAGAACAAGAAAAGATTTTTGAAAAATTCACCCAACTTGATGGTTCTACTACTAGAAGATACAAAGGAACAGGGCTTGGATTATCTCTTGTTAAAGAGCTCGTTGAACTACATGGAGGGAAAATAAATTTAGTGAGTAGTCCAGAGTGGGGAAGTAGATTTACAATTAATCTTCCTCTAGAGGAGGAATAA
- a CDS encoding 4Fe-4S binding protein, with protein MLKDSKLDRRNFFKELLKKGDIIKGKAEINTDRCLCYQKTFCQLCYNRCRNNAIKIIEGLYPKVDKSKCQGCGQCESNCVKKPSAIKVYTF; from the coding sequence ATGTTAAAAGATAGTAAATTAGATAGAAGAAATTTTTTTAAAGAACTTTTAAAAAAAGGAGATATTATTAAAGGTAAAGCAGAGATAAATACAGACCGTTGTTTGTGCTATCAAAAGACATTTTGTCAATTATGCTATAACAGATGTCGCAACAATGCCATTAAAATTATTGAAGGGCTATACCCAAAAGTAGATAAAAGTAAATGTCAAGGCTGTGGGCAATGCGAATCAAATTGCGTAAAAAAACCATCAGCAATAAAAGTTTATACTTTTTAA
- a CDS encoding chaperone NapD, with translation MIFAGALVKLKEGFEKEVEDKINELSGAQVEGKKEGEIAVVLEAPNTNGLESLSKEIENSNANIHGVFPVYINFEELAFGEEQNVKR, from the coding sequence TTGATTTTTGCAGGTGCTTTAGTGAAACTAAAAGAAGGATTCGAAAAAGAAGTGGAAGATAAGATAAATGAACTATCAGGTGCTCAAGTAGAAGGAAAAAAAGAAGGGGAAATTGCTGTAGTATTAGAAGCTCCAAATACCAATGGTTTAGAAAGCTTATCCAAAGAGATTGAGAATTCCAATGCAAATATACATGGTGTATTTCCAGTTTACATCAATTTTGAAGAATTAGCATTTGGGGAAGAGCAAAATGTTAAAAGATAG